The genomic interval CCCAGGGTCCAGGTGGAAGAGCAGGGCGGCCTCCTCAAAGAGGGGGGCCTCGGCCAGAATCCGCCCTTCGGGCCCCACCGCCAGGCTTCCCCCGCTCATCCCCTTCCCTCCCTCAAACCCCACCAGGCTGGAGAGTACCACGTACACCCCGTGCTCCGCCGCCACCGCCCGGGCCAGGGTTCGCCAGCGCTCCACGTTCTCTGGGCGTTCCCCCTGGAAGCCCCGGGCCGGGCTTGCCGCCGGCACGTAGATGGTCTCCGCCCCATCCAAGGCGGCGATGGCCGCGGTGATGGAGTGCCAGAAGTCCTCGCAGATGAGCATGGCCACCCGGCCGAAACGGGTGTTAAAGGCCTCCACCCGCCTGCCCCGGGCCAGGTAGCGCTCCTCGTCAAAAACCCCGTAGGTGGGCAGAAAGACCTTGCGGTGCACGTGAACCACGCGGTGGGGAAGCTCGAGGTAGGCGGCACTGTTGTAATAGGCCCCCTCATCCCGCTCATAGAAGCCCACCACCACATCCAAAAGCCCCTCCCACCCCACGGCCCGGTGCACCCCTGAGAGGAGCTCCAAAAGCTCATACCGGGTAAGGGCCAGCTCCCGTACCCCTCCCTGCAGGAAGTACCCGGTCAAGGCGGCCTCGGGAAGGACCACCACCTCGGGGGCATGGGGACGGAGGGCCTCGAGGCGCTCCGCCAAGCGGGCCAGGTTCTCTTCAACCCTGGCCTTCTCCGGGCGGAACTGCAAGACCGCGTGCCGGATCACGGACCTAGCCTACACCCCCATGAAAGGCGGCGCTGGGCTCCAGGTAAAGCCTGGGGTCCGCCTCCGGGAAGGGGTTATCCCGCTCCTCCAAGGCCTTAAGCTCCTCCAAGGACGCCCCTCGGAGGAGCCGAAAGAACGCCTCGGCATGCCCTTGATAACGCTCCTTGGCGTACTCCGCCGCCTGGGCGGTATCGATGAGGAAGGGCCAGTCGGAGGCCTCGAGGAGCAAGAGCTCCCGCATGGCCTGCTGGAGCACCCTGGGGGGCAGGCTACCTTGGCGCACCGCCTCCCGC from Thermus neutrinimicus carries:
- a CDS encoding nitrilase-related carbon-nitrogen hydrolase, coding for MIRHAVLQFRPEKARVEENLARLAERLEALRPHAPEVVVLPEAALTGYFLQGGVRELALTRYELLELLSGVHRAVGWEGLLDVVVGFYERDEGAYYNSAAYLELPHRVVHVHRKVFLPTYGVFDEERYLARGRRVEAFNTRFGRVAMLICEDFWHSITAAIAALDGAETIYVPAASPARGFQGERPENVERWRTLARAVAAEHGVYVVLSSLVGFEGGKGMSGGSLAVGPEGRILAEAPLFEEAALLFHLDPGRIPPVRYDSPLLSDLEAALPLLLPDLERVLGRGRG